The Daucus carota subsp. sativus chromosome 9, DH1 v3.0, whole genome shotgun sequence genome window below encodes:
- the LOC108202191 gene encoding CASP-like protein 1, whose protein sequence is MASISPRSPAVELELEKNSQASTTTSKFVLHDVILRVFLFATSLTSFVALVTSKQTERIPVPFPPYGASVAAEFTDIPAFIYSSAVLSVTCFYSIITTILSFFALVKHSTPSTKLMSCVFSVDVLLLGILASATGASGEAAYLGLKGNSNVGWHKMCNVYDSYCRHIGFSVLTSIFSSMVLSLLIILYIVTVSRR, encoded by the exons ATGGCCTCAATCAGTCCCAGATCCCCAGCAGTGGAACTAGAGCTTGAGAAGAATAGTCAGGCCAGTACTACCACTAGCAAATTTGTGTTGCATGATGTGATATTGAGGGTCTTCTTGTTTGCAACCTCCCTAACGTCATTTGTAGCTCTAGTGACCAGTAAGCAAACCGAAAGGATTCCGGTGCCTTTCCCACCTTACGGAGCATCTGTTGCAGCTGAATTCACTGATATACCAGCTTTCAT ATATTCGTCAGCTGTTCTCTCAGTGACTTGCTTCTACAGCATAATTACGACCATCTTATCTTTCTTTGCACTTGTGAAACATTCTACACCATCAACAAAGTTGATGTCATGTGTTTTCTCCGTAGATGTG CTACTCTTAGGGATTTTAGCTTCGGCAACTGGAGCCTCAGGTGAAGCAGCCTACTTAGGACTCAAAGGAAACTCAAATGTAGGATGGCACAAGATGTGCAATGTCTATGATTCCTACTGTCGACACATTGGATTCTCGGTTTTAACCTCAATCTTCTCCTCCATGGTGCTATCACTCCTGATCATACTCTATATCGTTACTGTCTCACGAAGATAA